One window of the Thermoleophilaceae bacterium genome contains the following:
- a CDS encoding diguanylate cyclase, producing the protein MSNRTLSDGTRLGEQLRRERLLDMEERLRPYRRRAFAVLAIALLAGVPWVGWWWFIPLAFAAIAFPVSDRLMSRSPRPERWAAGGWAFACLMIAVSVALTGGPDSPAVAWFALPAVTLGARFERKGVILGLSWLVLLVAGSTIPMDPAYAADAPQFIFFAMALTIAVTLLSGAVIQSDREHRRGAVIDPLTGLFNRAALAQRFAELEHQARQTPDTATVGFLVGDLDHFKKINDEHGHVVGDAVLQNAAYAMRNALRAFDLVYRIGGEEFVVVLPGASMNKSHEIGERLRQAVAGSAPRGIPVSISFGVASGTPGDLGFGTLYERADRALYDAKENGRNQVVVAG; encoded by the coding sequence ATGAGCAACCGCACCCTCAGCGACGGCACGCGCCTCGGCGAGCAGCTTCGCCGCGAGCGCCTGCTCGACATGGAAGAACGGCTGCGCCCCTACCGGCGGCGGGCATTCGCGGTGCTCGCGATCGCGCTGCTCGCCGGCGTCCCGTGGGTGGGCTGGTGGTGGTTCATCCCGCTCGCGTTCGCGGCGATCGCCTTCCCCGTCAGCGACCGGCTGATGAGCCGCAGCCCCAGGCCCGAGCGCTGGGCGGCGGGCGGCTGGGCGTTCGCCTGCCTGATGATCGCGGTGAGCGTGGCCCTCACCGGTGGGCCCGACAGCCCGGCGGTGGCCTGGTTCGCGCTGCCGGCCGTGACCCTCGGGGCGCGCTTCGAGCGCAAGGGCGTGATCCTGGGGCTGAGCTGGCTCGTCCTGCTGGTGGCGGGCTCCACGATTCCGATGGACCCGGCCTACGCGGCCGATGCCCCGCAGTTCATCTTCTTCGCCATGGCGCTCACCATCGCGGTCACGCTCCTCAGCGGCGCGGTCATCCAGTCCGACCGCGAGCATCGCCGCGGGGCGGTCATCGACCCGCTCACCGGCCTCTTCAACCGCGCGGCGCTCGCCCAGCGCTTCGCCGAGCTCGAGCACCAGGCGCGCCAGACCCCCGACACCGCGACGGTCGGCTTCCTCGTGGGCGACCTCGACCACTTCAAGAAGATCAACGACGAGCACGGCCATGTCGTCGGCGACGCCGTGCTGCAGAACGCCGCCTACGCCATGCGCAATGCGTTGCGCGCGTTCGACCTCGTGTACCGGATCGGGGGCGAGGAGTTCGTGGTGGTGCTGCCCGGGGCCAGCATGAACAAGTCGCATGAGATCGGCGAGCGCCTGCGCCAGGCCGTCGCCGGGAGCGCGCCCCGCGGCATCCCCGTCTCGATCAGCTTCGGAGTGGCCAGCGGCACCCCGGGCGATCTCGGCTTCGGCACGCTCTACGAGCGCGCCGACCGCGCCCTGTACGACGCCAAGGAGAACGGCCGGAACCAGGTGGTCGTGGCCGGTTAG
- a CDS encoding fumarylacetoacetate hydrolase family protein: protein MRLVTYDVGAGPRAGALDGDVVRDVWGIDAPVPPGERCVSSLVRGGLLGQIAPTGPELALADVALLPPIRNPGKIVCIGLNYRSHAEEAGLEPPETPTFFAKFTNALAAPGAEVRLPAYSQKVDFEAEVAFVVGARCKDVPEEEALARVAGYMLFNDLSARDYQFKTNQWMPGKVFDGSAPCGPALVTPDEAGDPIEMALTLNGEQMQSAATDDLIHSVPALLSYLSTLMTLEPGDVVATGTPSGVGGARTPSVWLKPGDELVVSSPTLGELRTVLA, encoded by the coding sequence ATGCGCCTGGTGACCTACGACGTGGGGGCAGGGCCCCGCGCCGGTGCGCTGGACGGCGACGTGGTCCGCGACGTGTGGGGCATCGATGCCCCGGTGCCGCCTGGCGAGCGCTGCGTCAGTTCGCTCGTGCGCGGCGGGCTGCTCGGCCAGATCGCCCCCACCGGTCCCGAGCTCGCGCTCGCCGACGTCGCCCTGCTCCCGCCGATCCGCAATCCGGGCAAGATCGTCTGCATCGGCCTCAACTACCGCTCACACGCGGAGGAGGCCGGGCTGGAGCCGCCCGAGACCCCCACCTTCTTCGCCAAGTTCACAAACGCGCTGGCCGCCCCGGGCGCCGAGGTGCGCCTTCCCGCCTACAGCCAGAAGGTGGACTTCGAGGCCGAGGTCGCGTTCGTGGTGGGTGCGCGCTGCAAGGACGTTCCCGAGGAGGAGGCGCTCGCCCGCGTGGCGGGCTACATGCTCTTCAACGACCTCTCCGCCCGCGACTACCAGTTCAAGACCAACCAGTGGATGCCCGGGAAGGTGTTCGACGGCTCGGCCCCCTGCGGCCCGGCGCTCGTCACCCCGGACGAGGCGGGCGACCCGATCGAGATGGCGCTCACGCTCAACGGAGAGCAGATGCAGTCCGCCGCCACGGACGACCTCATCCACTCCGTGCCCGCGCTGCTGTCCTACCTGTCCACGCTGATGACGCTGGAGCCGGGCGACGTGGTTGCCACGGGCACGCCCTCCGGGGTGGGCGGGGCGCGAACGCCCAGCGTGTGGCTGAAGCCGGGGGACGAGCTGGTGGTCTCCTCGCCCACGCTCGGGGAGCTGCGCACGGTGCTCGCGTGA
- a CDS encoding fumarylacetoacetate hydrolase family protein: MTLDERVARGLAAQAVLRRELIEGGARPVGWKIGFNIAAVQQRLGIAAPVIGFLTSAGLLEPGASHRAGGIAECEVAIHVGADVAPGATRDEAAAAIAALGPAIEVTDRPDLELGLEAILAGNVFHRAVAFGEPAAGAALDGVAARVLVNGEERGAADALAATGDPAAVVAHVAELAGAAGERLRAGERIIAGAMPPLVLPEPGDRVELDLGPLGRVALAFA, translated from the coding sequence GTGACCCTCGACGAGCGCGTGGCGCGCGGATTGGCGGCGCAGGCTGTACTCCGGCGCGAGCTGATCGAGGGCGGTGCGCGACCGGTGGGCTGGAAGATCGGCTTCAACATCGCCGCGGTGCAGCAGCGGCTCGGGATCGCCGCGCCGGTCATCGGCTTTCTCACGAGCGCCGGGCTGCTCGAGCCGGGCGCGAGCCATCGCGCCGGCGGGATCGCCGAGTGCGAGGTCGCGATCCACGTGGGCGCGGACGTGGCGCCGGGCGCGACGCGCGACGAGGCGGCCGCCGCGATCGCGGCGCTCGGCCCGGCGATCGAGGTCACCGACCGCCCCGACCTCGAGCTCGGCCTCGAGGCGATCCTCGCCGGGAACGTGTTCCACCGGGCGGTGGCATTCGGCGAGCCGGCGGCCGGCGCCGCGCTCGACGGCGTCGCGGCGCGAGTGCTCGTGAACGGGGAGGAGCGGGGCGCGGCGGACGCGCTGGCGGCCACGGGGGATCCGGCCGCGGTGGTGGCGCACGTGGCGGAGCTGGCCGGAGCCGCAGGCGAGCGGCTGCGGGCCGGCGAGCGCATCATCGCCGGCGCGATGCCGCCGCTGGTCCTGCCCGAGCCCGGTGACCGTGTGGAGCTCGACCTCGGCCCGCTGGGTCGCGTGGCTCTGGCGTTCGCTTAG